ATCCCACCAACACCTTCGACGTCATCTGGGCGCTCGCCAGCCGCTCGGACCCGGTCGAGTCGATCGAAATCCTGCGCCGCTGCTGGAGCGGGCCGCTCGATCCCAGGATCCAGCCGGGCAAGAAGGGCTTCAATTCCCGGGCGGTGATCGACGCCTGCCGGCCGTTCGAATGGATCAAGGACTTCCCGCCGGTCGCCGAGTCCTCGCCCGAGCTGAAGGAAAAAGTTCGGGCGAAGTGGAAGAAGGTCATCGAGGGCTGAGAGAATTCGTCGAGCCGACGGCAAGGGCAGCCGCGCCTGACGCGGCTGCCCTTTTTTGTGCGTGGCGCCGCTTGTAGAACCCCTTCCCAATGCAGCGATGACCCGGAGGCCACGAGCTCAGGGTTGCTGAAATTTCTCGTTGACGGATTGTCTCGGAGCAGATCCGGCGGTCGGCTCGGCGGCACCGGGCTCCTTTTTCCGCGCCGTCCGTTGCTGCCCGGCTGCCGCTCGTAGAAGGCCGAAGGCTACGTCTCCGGGGGCACGCCAGGGTCAGGCGGCTGGCTCGCGTTTCCCGTTTCCGACATCCGGCTTTTGGCTTTGTCCGCCTTTCGCTGAAGCCGCCGTGCGAGCTTGTCCTGTTGTTTCCGCTTGCGCGCCAGCTCTTTCTGGCGCTTGCTATAAGTTTGATTTCCCATGCGAAAGCCCCCCTGGTCGAAAACTCCCCGGCCGGCTAACGCCGGCGCTTGCGGCGCGCCGGGCGGTGCGGGGATCCAACCGATAACGACACCGCGTTCAGCTTCCTGTCGGGCTCGCTCTCGCCCGGGCCGTTGAGCGCCCGGTCGATCCGCTCTTCCGCGGCCACTTTGCTTTCGTTCAGCACTTCTGCGATCTCGCAAACGAGCAGCTCCCTGGCCCGTTGCAACGTCGCGCGCTCGTGCGGGGCGAGGGGCTTGTTGCTCTGCGATTGAGTCAGCGACCCCACCATATCAGCCAGGTCGAATATGGATCCCGACTTGAAAAGTTTCGAAGTTTCGGCCGCTCGCTGGCGCCAGCTCTTCGGCGTTTCGAGCCCTCCGGGCACTGCGGCGTGCGTCTTGAGGCGG
The sequence above is a segment of the Candidatus Zixiibacteriota bacterium genome. Coding sequences within it:
- a CDS encoding CarD family transcriptional regulator, producing MAFTVGEKVVYPGRGPCLVEGIVQKVVCGRSASFYRLALLDDTKADLFVPVDGFSHLQTRSLLDRSEIPMLLNRLKTHAAVPGGLETPKSWRQRAAETSKLFKSGSIFDLADMVGSLTQSQSNKPLAPHERATLQRARELLVCEIAEVLNESKVAAEERIDRALNGPGESEPDRKLNAVSLSVGSPHRPARRKRRR